The Candidatus Sysuiplasma jiujiangense genome includes a region encoding these proteins:
- a CDS encoding orotate phosphoribosyltransferase, with protein sequence MELMQKLIESGALMFGEFRLTSGATSSYYVNIKKAYTQPAVLRMIAGAMAPHVQGSRVAGMELGAIPIVVAVSLETGKPFSMIRKEGREHGTKSLIEGEIAAGETVDILEDVSTTGRSILKSADQVRDAGGRVERAIVVVDRGEGAEELLKAERIRLVPLIDAQTLLKGGK encoded by the coding sequence ATGGAACTGATGCAAAAACTGATTGAATCGGGCGCGCTGATGTTCGGGGAATTCAGGCTGACTTCCGGCGCAACAAGCAGCTACTACGTCAATATCAAGAAAGCATACACGCAGCCTGCCGTGCTCAGAATGATTGCCGGTGCGATGGCACCGCATGTTCAGGGCAGCAGGGTCGCCGGAATGGAGCTTGGAGCAATACCCATCGTTGTCGCGGTCTCACTTGAGACAGGGAAGCCTTTCTCAATGATCAGGAAGGAGGGCAGGGAACACGGCACGAAAAGCCTGATCGAGGGGGAAATAGCCGCGGGCGAAACAGTCGACATACTGGAGGATGTCAGCACAACGGGCAGATCCATACTGAAATCAGCAGACCAGGTCAGGGATGCCGGCGGAAGGGTGGAGCGTGCGATAGTGGTTGTGGACAGGGGAGAGGGGGCGGAGGAACTTCTGAAGGCAGAGAGAATAAGACTTGTGCCTCTCATCGACGCGCAGACGCTCCTGAAAGGGGGAAAATAA
- a CDS encoding ABC transporter permease: protein MRLLGTVTWYYFRNYYRSKSFYFMVVITLLVSALLSYFSFNYVNRIGSIFPGANLTDIGTFAREQIFGYLWSFVLLDLPVFASVFFGSPAISSEIESKTAYHIFTLPIGRTKLFVSKYLAAVAATLLTVLIYVAVQAAVFISLFHGLLIYPFYESIGLLIVFIFAIVAFTFLISGIFDRNTYAYITVFLIYFLVFSAFQIIVEFLYRETPFYLLNVAASIVERVYININPDPFRTSFTFAPAGQADILLSLAVIAVYWIISLSAGIIMFERKEVK from the coding sequence ATGAGGCTGCTCGGAACAGTCACATGGTACTACTTCAGGAATTATTACAGATCAAAAAGCTTCTATTTCATGGTAGTGATAACACTTCTTGTTTCGGCCCTCCTGAGCTATTTCTCGTTCAACTACGTCAACAGGATAGGAAGCATTTTTCCCGGTGCGAACCTGACGGACATAGGTACGTTCGCCAGGGAACAGATATTCGGGTACCTGTGGTCGTTTGTTCTGCTGGATCTGCCCGTTTTTGCCTCCGTTTTCTTCGGTTCCCCCGCAATATCGTCCGAGATTGAGTCAAAGACGGCCTACCATATATTCACTCTGCCCATCGGGAGGACAAAACTGTTCGTCTCAAAGTATCTTGCGGCTGTGGCCGCAACCTTGCTGACTGTCCTGATCTACGTGGCGGTCCAGGCTGCCGTTTTCATCTCCCTTTTCCACGGACTGCTCATTTATCCTTTCTACGAATCGATCGGACTGCTCATTGTTTTCATCTTTGCAATCGTCGCATTTACCTTCCTGATAAGCGGCATATTCGACAGGAACACATATGCCTACATCACCGTCTTCCTGATATATTTCCTGGTCTTCAGCGCATTCCAGATTATTGTCGAATTTCTGTACAGGGAGACACCTTTCTATCTCCTGAATGTCGCAGCAAGCATAGTTGAACGTGTCTACATAAACATAAACCCCGATCCGTTCCGTACTTCATTCACATTTGCGCCTGCCGGGCAGGCGGACATACTCCTTTCTCTGGCTGTCATCGCCGTATACTGGATTATTTCCTTGAGCGCAGGCATAATAATGTTTGAAAGGAAGGAGGTGAAATGA
- a CDS encoding DNA-directed RNA polymerase subunit H: MPPFNILNHEMVPEHRLLTDAETVKILKKLGITREQLPKIKLGDPAIRVLEATSKEKGSIQEGRVVEIRRKSKTADIFVAYRLITR; encoded by the coding sequence ATGCCCCCTTTTAATATTTTAAATCATGAAATGGTACCTGAGCACCGTCTTTTGACCGATGCTGAAACTGTAAAAATTTTGAAGAAACTGGGAATAACAAGAGAGCAGCTGCCAAAGATCAAACTGGGAGACCCTGCGATAAGGGTTCTCGAGGCGACCTCCAAGGAGAAGGGCAGCATACAGGAGGGCAGGGTCGTCGAAATCAGGCGGAAGAGCAAGACAGCGGATATATTTGTCGCTTACAGGCTGATAACGAGATAA
- a CDS encoding CDP-2,3-bis-(O-geranylgeranyl)-sn-glycerol synthase, with product MLPNTGAAIFGGGKPIDMGRMWRGNRLLGDGKTWRGLFTGILSGVLLGYLESLIGAFIGGPVSAVYRISPYILPVLLSLSAGSMLGDICGAFVKRRMGLEKGASVPILDQYDFAAGAFLLALLVSAGSVMRFLIDGYALAGFAVALIIIYPLHRIINYIGYRRGLKSVPW from the coding sequence ATGCTGCCGAATACGGGTGCAGCAATATTCGGCGGAGGTAAACCGATAGACATGGGGAGGATGTGGAGAGGAAACAGACTGCTAGGAGACGGAAAGACCTGGCGTGGTCTTTTCACGGGCATTCTCTCCGGGGTGCTGCTCGGCTACCTCGAGAGTCTGATCGGTGCTTTCATCGGCGGACCGGTTTCGGCGGTTTACAGGATTTCGCCTTACATACTGCCCGTGCTCCTCTCGCTTTCCGCCGGCTCGATGCTCGGCGACATATGCGGCGCGTTTGTAAAAAGGAGGATGGGGCTCGAAAAGGGCGCGAGCGTCCCAATCCTGGACCAGTACGATTTTGCCGCAGGCGCCTTTCTCCTTGCACTGCTTGTATCGGCAGGCAGCGTGATGCGTTTCCTCATCGACGGTTATGCGCTTGCGGGTTTTGCGGTTGCGCTGATAATAATTTATCCGCTGCACAGAATAATCAACTACATCGGATACAGGAGAGGGCTGAAGAGCGTTCCCTGGTAA
- a CDS encoding alanine--glyoxylate aminotransferase family protein: MEKILFTAGPVEVRREVLNAMSRPMITHRGSDYKKLHSGIVDKLKDLLETENDVFLIPSSSTGAMEAAVRSSVRESILHMSCGAFGDRWIEISRSNGKRVKTISTDWGRGFTSSVIDSVVDSGEEAIAITHNETSTGVMNPLAEIAERIHGASDALLFVDAVTSAFGTPVDMKRVKPDILIFGTQKALALPPGLAVAVVSDRALEAAKRVENRGRYLDLVEIKEFADRNLVPTTPPISLMYALDFQLDRIVEEGMAARTGRHRKLGEMARKWASECMSVFTEDGFYSDTVTCVRNTSGKEYGFIDAELGKRGYQISEGYGKLKGGTFRIGHMGDLTADEMGGLLDALTEVVT; encoded by the coding sequence TTGGAAAAGATACTTTTCACCGCCGGACCGGTAGAGGTTAGGCGGGAAGTGCTCAATGCAATGAGCAGGCCGATGATAACACACCGCGGAAGCGATTACAAAAAACTTCACAGCGGAATTGTCGACAAGCTGAAGGATCTCCTTGAAACAGAGAATGATGTTTTCCTCATTCCCTCCTCATCTACCGGCGCAATGGAAGCGGCTGTGAGAAGCTCCGTCAGAGAGAGCATTCTCCACATGAGCTGCGGTGCATTCGGAGACAGATGGATTGAGATTTCAAGAAGCAACGGGAAGAGGGTGAAGACAATTTCGACTGACTGGGGCAGGGGATTCACGTCCTCCGTCATCGACAGCGTTGTCGACAGCGGCGAAGAGGCGATAGCCATCACCCACAATGAGACATCCACCGGCGTCATGAATCCGCTCGCGGAAATAGCCGAACGCATCCATGGCGCCAGCGATGCGCTTCTGTTTGTGGACGCAGTCACATCGGCATTCGGGACACCCGTGGACATGAAAAGGGTGAAGCCGGACATACTTATATTCGGAACACAGAAAGCGCTCGCGCTTCCACCCGGGCTTGCGGTGGCTGTTGTCTCGGACCGGGCGCTTGAGGCGGCGAAGCGGGTTGAGAACAGGGGAAGATATCTGGATCTTGTCGAAATAAAGGAGTTCGCAGACAGGAATCTTGTTCCGACAACACCGCCCATATCGCTTATGTACGCGCTTGACTTCCAGCTCGACAGAATCGTTGAAGAGGGAATGGCGGCGAGGACCGGACGGCACAGAAAGCTCGGCGAAATGGCAAGAAAGTGGGCATCCGAATGCATGTCGGTCTTCACCGAGGACGGCTTCTACTCAGACACGGTAACGTGCGTGAGGAACACATCCGGAAAGGAGTACGGGTTCATAGATGCGGAGCTCGGAAAGCGTGGCTACCAGATTTCAGAGGGGTACGGAAAACTCAAGGGGGGGACATTCAGGATAGGTCACATGGGTGACCTGACAGCAGATGAGATGGGTGGACTTCTCGACGCACTGACGGAGGTTGTGACATGA
- a CDS encoding ABC transporter ATP-binding protein, with translation MTPSIRLEAISKAYGGTLALDRIDLRVDGPVCLGILGPNGAGKTTMLKIITNISRPTGGVALVNGINVSEDPQKALSAVGSLIEQPEFYPYLRGREILEFVAKVRGLEEREIDADIGKIAQRTGCTEYLDKKSGILSRGMKQRLGLAAALIGDPEILILDEPTFGLDPRGMRDIREIIRELSSERRRIIMLSTHLTYEASEICERVIIVNRGRIVHDTGLRSEAEEVKVVLEETPANLELPPALSSNFRVEGSTVIIRKSDGVANSELISYLAARGMRIKYILPGDSVEDMYVRVVD, from the coding sequence ATGACGCCCTCCATCAGGCTCGAAGCCATATCCAAGGCATACGGCGGGACGCTTGCCCTGGACAGGATAGATCTCCGGGTGGATGGCCCGGTCTGCCTTGGAATCCTCGGCCCCAACGGCGCTGGGAAGACCACGATGCTGAAGATCATTACTAACATTTCCAGGCCGACCGGCGGCGTTGCGCTTGTCAACGGAATAAACGTTTCGGAGGATCCGCAGAAGGCGCTTTCAGCCGTCGGGTCACTCATCGAACAGCCCGAGTTCTATCCGTACCTCAGGGGAAGGGAGATACTCGAGTTCGTCGCGAAGGTGAGGGGGCTGGAGGAACGGGAGATTGATGCAGACATCGGAAAAATTGCCCAAAGGACAGGATGCACTGAATATCTTGACAAAAAGTCCGGCATACTCTCAAGGGGGATGAAGCAGCGCCTAGGGCTTGCGGCTGCGCTGATCGGAGATCCGGAGATACTCATCCTTGATGAGCCGACATTCGGCCTGGATCCAAGGGGCATGAGGGATATCAGAGAAATCATCAGGGAACTCAGTTCAGAGAGAAGGCGGATAATCATGCTCAGTACTCACCTCACGTACGAGGCAAGCGAAATATGTGAGCGTGTGATCATAGTGAACAGGGGGAGGATCGTCCACGATACGGGACTGAGGTCGGAGGCTGAAGAAGTAAAAGTCGTCCTGGAGGAGACGCCTGCAAATCTGGAACTGCCGCCGGCCCTCTCTTCGAATTTCAGGGTGGAGGGGAGCACCGTGATAATAAGAAAAAGTGACGGTGTGGCAAACAGCGAGCTGATTTCGTACCTTGCCGCAAGGGGTATGAGAATCAAATACATCCTTCCCGGAGACAGTGTGGAGGATATGTATGTCAGGGTTGTGGATTAA
- a CDS encoding ATP-dependent DNA helicase, whose translation MGLSGRDWKHMEEEENGEGRRETGGSFFPYSPRRGQMRIMKAVFECITASRHLVVESPTGSGKTASVLSAVIDSSGEKKILYLTRTNSQQRQVMDELRRISSRKRIFGLAVQGRNSSCLLARDDGEIGSGSAEELSSYCNYLKEKTRNGMDGCRYYRRLLDSDQHEIIEWLRDEMPDAEAVIKWAGERSVCPYELSKSFLAEADIVMAPYIYFFDPFIRRRLFEWMGVQPRDIILILDEAHNLPDYLREVQSIRFGVRAAQGMKTEAEEFGDPEIIPGVSVRDLSEVVEDAIRAIAEDFVLDDDGLVPEDEFETQIMEELGVNSSSFHTISTILSNQGDIVRDAKLKQGRLPRSYIRSFSDFLRFWTEIEPQHYVKLVNGGETPSLEAYCLDPAIAAAPVMDTHASIHMSGTLGKLEDYRTLLQLPEDTVLLSVPSDFPVSNRRLVYVDDITTRYEILVRDAGMLAAICGRIAGICNAVRRNTMVFLPSFGMLDSLLSLNIEKRINGNVIVERKEMRQEELMNAVDRFKHAPGSVFLSVIGGRISEGLDFPDRTLEMVIIVGIPYPKPTARQRALVNYYDILYGKGWDYAVRGPALRRLLQAAGRMIRSETDRGIAIVLDKRLSYFSGVDAERVDDAAGAAVSFFSCPPEDISKR comes from the coding sequence ATGGGATTGTCCGGCAGAGACTGGAAACACATGGAAGAGGAAGAAAACGGTGAGGGGCGCAGGGAAACCGGCGGAAGCTTTTTCCCCTACAGCCCGAGAAGGGGACAGATGCGCATAATGAAAGCTGTCTTTGAGTGCATCACAGCGTCACGCCATCTTGTCGTCGAGAGTCCGACGGGAAGCGGCAAGACTGCGAGCGTCCTTTCGGCAGTGATCGACAGCAGCGGTGAAAAAAAAATACTCTATCTCACGCGAACGAATTCGCAACAGCGCCAGGTGATGGATGAATTGCGCAGGATATCCTCCAGGAAGAGGATATTCGGGCTGGCGGTGCAGGGAAGAAACAGCAGCTGTCTACTTGCGAGAGACGACGGGGAGATAGGTTCAGGCAGCGCCGAGGAGCTGTCGTCGTACTGCAACTACCTCAAGGAGAAGACGAGGAACGGAATGGACGGATGCCGCTACTATCGCAGACTGCTTGATTCGGATCAGCATGAAATCATAGAGTGGCTCAGGGATGAAATGCCTGACGCAGAGGCAGTCATAAAATGGGCCGGGGAAAGGAGTGTCTGCCCGTATGAGCTTTCGAAGTCGTTCCTTGCCGAAGCAGATATTGTCATGGCGCCGTACATCTACTTCTTCGATCCGTTCATAAGGAGGAGGCTCTTCGAATGGATGGGCGTCCAGCCCAGGGACATCATACTCATACTGGACGAGGCGCACAACCTCCCCGATTACCTGAGGGAGGTCCAGAGCATCAGATTCGGGGTGAGGGCCGCACAGGGGATGAAAACGGAGGCGGAAGAGTTCGGCGACCCCGAAATAATTCCGGGCGTGAGCGTCAGGGATCTTTCAGAAGTTGTGGAGGATGCCATAAGGGCCATAGCCGAGGATTTTGTGCTCGACGATGACGGCCTGGTCCCGGAAGACGAGTTTGAAACACAGATAATGGAGGAACTTGGCGTCAATTCCAGCTCCTTCCACACCATATCCACCATACTTTCGAACCAGGGGGATATCGTCAGGGACGCTAAGCTGAAACAGGGGAGGCTTCCCAGGTCGTATATCCGCTCATTCAGCGATTTTCTCCGCTTCTGGACTGAAATCGAGCCGCAGCACTATGTCAAGCTCGTCAACGGGGGGGAAACACCCTCCCTGGAAGCGTACTGTCTCGACCCTGCCATAGCCGCTGCGCCGGTAATGGATACACACGCGAGCATTCACATGTCCGGGACGCTCGGCAAACTCGAGGACTACAGGACGCTACTCCAGCTTCCGGAAGACACTGTGCTGCTGTCCGTCCCTTCCGACTTTCCGGTATCGAACAGGAGGCTTGTCTATGTGGACGACATAACCACAAGATACGAAATACTGGTAAGGGACGCAGGCATGCTGGCCGCCATATGCGGCAGAATTGCCGGTATCTGCAACGCTGTCAGAAGAAATACGATGGTGTTTCTGCCTTCGTTCGGGATGCTCGATTCACTCCTGTCGCTCAACATTGAGAAGAGGATAAACGGGAACGTAATCGTGGAAAGGAAGGAGATGCGGCAGGAAGAACTCATGAACGCCGTGGATCGTTTCAAGCATGCGCCCGGTTCCGTATTCCTGTCGGTCATCGGCGGAAGGATTTCGGAAGGACTTGATTTTCCCGACAGGACACTTGAGATGGTCATCATCGTTGGCATCCCGTACCCGAAACCGACTGCCAGGCAGAGAGCGCTTGTCAACTACTACGACATACTGTACGGCAAGGGATGGGACTACGCAGTCAGGGGGCCGGCACTCAGAAGGCTGCTTCAGGCTGCCGGCCGCATGATAAGGAGCGAGACCGACAGGGGCATTGCCATCGTCCTTGACAAGAGACTTTCGTATTTTTCAGGCGTGGATGCGGAACGGGTAGATGACGCGGCCGGCGCAGCAGTGAGCTTCTTTTCCTGCCCGCCGGAGGATATCTCAAAGCGGTGA
- a CDS encoding DNA-directed RNA polymerase subunit B: MKELVFSYFKERSIVNHHIASFDDFLSTYMNANSRMQRIVDNARVSPEDMERGVIRLDPEKTDGKLIEIRFGRRRDDKTGQIDPVAKPTITVKKPIVREANGASHELKPMEARLRNLNYQAPIFLEFTVIEDGIERESDSVHIGDLPIMVKSRACNLTRDNILEEGAERELTPQEYISRLQQEGEDPLDPGGYFVIGGTERVLITLEDLAPNRILVEYNERYGTRIQVAKVFSQKEGYRALTVVEKKKDGVLMVSVPAASGQIPLIILMKALGMEKDNEIFESIVSDPRMEEIVYANIEDAQDKKNFPPNGIYTTEDALGYLEKKFATGQAKEFRVKKIESIIDRSLLPHLGDTAEDRLKKAVFLGRIARNVLELSLGIRREDDKDHYANKRLKLAGDLMEDLFRVAFTNLIKDLKYQLERSVARKKDIKIQSAIRPDLLTHRLLHALATGNWVGGRAGVSQLLDRTSNMSTASHLRRVTSPLTRSQPHFEARDLHPTQWGRLCPNETPEGQNCGLVKNAALIVDVSEGIPESEVIIQLRDLGVREAKFSEMMEQTRVYVNGDLIGVVRDGEKLVGEIRERRRTGKIYGQRSHELNVHFDRTTNDVYINCDEGRLRRPLVVARNGTTLLNYHVLREVGEGRRGWGELIRGGLVEWIDAEEEEDSYICVEPFTIPEKCPHCSSILSSGDVRWINMGMQESDAKLECVRCSGTFSSTLLLSKDHTHLEVDPMVILGVCAGLVPYPEHNASPRVTMGAGMAKQSLGLGASNYRLRPDTRGHLLHYPQKPLVQTTQMNFTGFNERPAGQNFVVAIISHYGYNMQDAVIMNRGSIERGLGRSSFLRSYRAEERRYPGGQEDHFEIPSPDVRGARADVAYSNLGEDGLISPETFVNGGDVLIGKTSPPRFLEEETDFLTPQKRRETSITVRAGESGYVDSVILTESENGSRLVRVKVRDERIPELGDKFASRHGQKGVVGLLVPQESMPFTCDGSVPDLIINPHSIPSRMTVAHVLEMVGGKVASLSGRFVDGTAFSGEKEESLRSELLKMGFRNNGKEVMYDGTTGRMIQAEIFIGVIYYQKLHHMVSGKLHVRSRGPVQILTRQPTEGRSRQGGLRFGEMERDTLIAHGAAMVIKDRLLDESDGTYQYVCGNPDCGHIAYVDRRGLVRCPACGNTSNIHLIQTSYAFLLLMYELMSLGVVMRLQLEDLK; the protein is encoded by the coding sequence TTGAAGGAACTGGTATTTTCGTATTTCAAAGAGAGAAGCATTGTAAACCACCATATCGCGTCGTTTGATGATTTCCTGAGCACGTACATGAATGCGAACAGCAGAATGCAGAGGATCGTCGACAACGCAAGGGTAAGCCCGGAGGACATGGAGCGCGGAGTGATCCGCCTCGATCCGGAAAAGACGGACGGAAAGCTGATTGAGATAAGATTCGGCAGGAGAAGGGACGATAAGACGGGGCAGATAGATCCCGTCGCGAAGCCTACGATTACAGTGAAGAAGCCGATTGTGAGGGAGGCGAACGGCGCCAGCCATGAACTCAAGCCGATGGAGGCAAGACTCAGAAATCTCAACTACCAGGCTCCGATATTCCTGGAGTTCACAGTCATAGAGGATGGCATTGAAAGAGAGTCGGACAGCGTGCATATCGGCGATCTGCCCATAATGGTGAAGAGCAGGGCGTGCAACCTGACCAGAGACAACATACTTGAGGAGGGCGCGGAGAGGGAGCTCACGCCGCAGGAATACATATCGAGGCTTCAGCAGGAGGGCGAGGACCCGCTTGACCCCGGCGGATACTTCGTGATCGGCGGAACCGAACGCGTGCTGATAACGCTCGAAGATCTTGCGCCGAACAGGATACTCGTCGAGTACAACGAGCGCTACGGAACAAGGATACAGGTGGCGAAGGTCTTTTCGCAGAAGGAGGGCTACAGGGCTCTCACCGTTGTCGAGAAAAAGAAGGACGGCGTGCTGATGGTTTCTGTTCCTGCTGCATCCGGACAGATACCGCTCATCATACTGATGAAGGCGCTGGGCATGGAAAAGGACAACGAAATATTCGAATCCATTGTCAGCGATCCGAGGATGGAGGAGATTGTCTACGCCAACATAGAGGATGCGCAGGACAAGAAAAATTTTCCGCCCAACGGCATATACACGACAGAGGATGCGCTGGGCTACCTCGAGAAGAAATTCGCGACCGGGCAGGCAAAGGAATTCAGGGTCAAGAAGATCGAGTCGATAATAGACAGATCACTGCTTCCGCATCTCGGCGACACGGCCGAGGACAGGCTGAAGAAGGCGGTGTTCCTCGGCAGGATAGCAAGGAACGTGCTCGAACTCTCCCTGGGAATACGCAGGGAGGATGACAAGGACCACTATGCGAACAAGAGGCTCAAGCTTGCAGGTGACCTGATGGAGGATCTTTTCAGGGTTGCGTTTACGAACCTCATCAAGGATCTCAAGTACCAGCTCGAGAGGAGCGTTGCGCGCAAGAAGGATATCAAAATACAGAGTGCCATAAGACCCGATCTGCTGACACACAGGCTGCTGCATGCACTGGCAACAGGCAACTGGGTGGGCGGAAGGGCGGGCGTGAGCCAGCTGCTCGACAGAACCTCAAACATGTCCACCGCAAGCCATCTGAGGAGGGTAACCAGTCCGCTGACGAGGAGTCAGCCGCACTTTGAGGCAAGGGATTTGCACCCCACACAGTGGGGAAGGCTGTGCCCCAATGAAACGCCCGAAGGGCAGAACTGCGGCCTTGTCAAGAACGCAGCGCTCATCGTTGATGTGTCCGAGGGCATACCCGAATCCGAGGTTATCATACAGCTGCGCGATCTCGGCGTCCGGGAAGCGAAATTTTCGGAGATGATGGAGCAGACGAGGGTCTACGTGAACGGCGACCTCATAGGCGTGGTAAGGGACGGCGAAAAGCTCGTAGGCGAGATCAGGGAGAGAAGGAGGACAGGCAAGATATACGGGCAGCGTTCCCATGAACTCAATGTCCATTTTGACCGCACGACCAACGATGTGTACATCAACTGCGACGAAGGCAGACTCAGGAGACCGCTTGTCGTCGCCAGGAACGGCACCACTTTGCTCAACTACCACGTGCTCAGGGAGGTCGGAGAGGGAAGGAGGGGGTGGGGCGAACTCATAAGAGGCGGCCTGGTTGAGTGGATTGACGCCGAGGAGGAAGAGGACAGCTACATCTGCGTCGAGCCGTTCACCATTCCGGAGAAATGCCCGCACTGTTCATCCATTCTTTCATCGGGCGACGTCAGATGGATAAACATGGGCATGCAGGAAAGCGATGCAAAGCTCGAATGCGTAAGATGCAGCGGCACTTTTTCCTCCACGCTTCTTCTCTCAAAGGACCATACGCACCTTGAGGTCGACCCCATGGTCATACTCGGTGTCTGCGCCGGTCTTGTTCCCTACCCCGAGCATAACGCTTCACCAAGGGTGACCATGGGTGCCGGCATGGCAAAGCAGTCTCTGGGACTCGGCGCATCGAACTACAGGCTGAGACCCGATACGAGAGGGCACCTGCTCCACTATCCGCAGAAACCGCTTGTCCAGACCACCCAGATGAACTTCACCGGTTTCAACGAGCGCCCGGCAGGACAGAATTTCGTTGTCGCAATCATATCGCACTACGGCTACAACATGCAGGATGCCGTCATAATGAACAGAGGCTCCATAGAACGCGGCCTGGGCCGATCAAGCTTTTTGAGGAGCTACAGAGCGGAGGAGCGCCGCTATCCCGGCGGGCAGGAGGATCACTTCGAGATACCAAGTCCCGATGTCAGGGGCGCAAGGGCGGATGTCGCCTACAGCAACCTTGGCGAGGACGGACTCATATCGCCCGAGACGTTTGTCAACGGCGGCGATGTGCTCATAGGCAAGACCTCGCCTCCCCGTTTCCTTGAGGAGGAGACAGATTTTCTGACACCGCAGAAGAGAAGGGAGACCTCAATAACGGTCAGGGCAGGCGAGTCCGGATATGTGGACAGCGTCATACTCACTGAATCGGAAAACGGCTCGAGACTCGTCCGCGTCAAGGTGAGGGATGAAAGAATACCCGAGCTGGGGGACAAATTCGCTTCCAGGCATGGCCAGAAGGGAGTGGTCGGCCTTCTCGTTCCGCAGGAATCGATGCCGTTCACATGCGACGGTTCCGTCCCTGACCTGATCATCAATCCGCACAGCATTCCGTCGAGAATGACGGTCGCGCATGTGCTCGAGATGGTCGGCGGCAAGGTTGCATCCCTTTCGGGCAGGTTCGTTGACGGAACGGCGTTTTCCGGGGAGAAGGAGGAATCGCTCAGGAGCGAACTGCTGAAGATGGGCTTCCGCAACAACGGCAAGGAAGTGATGTATGACGGCACCACGGGCAGGATGATACAGGCTGAGATATTCATCGGTGTAATCTACTACCAGAAACTTCACCACATGGTCTCAGGAAAACTGCATGTCAGGAGCAGGGGACCCGTCCAGATACTGACCAGGCAGCCGACGGAGGGAAGGTCGAGGCAGGGCGGACTGAGGTTCGGTGAAATGGAGAGGGATACGCTGATTGCACATGGCGCGGCCATGGTAATCAAGGACAGGCTGCTTGACGAGTCGGACGGCACATACCAGTATGTGTGCGGCAACCCGGACTGCGGCCACATCGCATACGTGGACAGGAGGGGACTGGTACGCTGTCCTGCGTGCGGCAACACATCAAACATACATCTCATACAGACGAGCTACGCCTTCCTTCTTCTCATGTATGAACTCATGTCGCTTGGTGTTGTGATGCGCCTGCAGCTGGAGGATTTGAAATGA
- a CDS encoding hydroxyacid dehydrogenase yields MTKIIITDAVDEKHVNRLKSMAGFEVDFRNGINSKELSEIVGNYECIVVRSRTKLTHELISKAERAKLIVRAGVGTDNIDVEAASTFGIPVANTPWANVVSAAELAFALMLALSRRVHLANSSMHEGKWETLKFTGSELSGKTLGIIGLGRVGREVARRARAFQMEIVATDPFIGRDVAEAAGVHLVSKEKLLAEADIVTLHASMMPGNVHLIGMKEMELMKKNSLLINTARGEMVDSGALVHFIKEGKIAGAGLDVFEKEQTVDPRLAELPNVVMTPHIGAQTREAQNRVGGEVVEVIEAFFNRGEMMNVVNAGRIEKLRQK; encoded by the coding sequence ATGACGAAAATAATAATCACGGATGCAGTCGACGAAAAGCATGTGAACAGGCTGAAGTCGATGGCTGGATTTGAAGTCGATTTCAGGAACGGCATAAACTCCAAGGAACTCTCTGAAATCGTAGGCAACTACGAATGCATTGTGGTCAGGAGCAGGACAAAACTGACGCATGAACTGATATCGAAGGCTGAAAGGGCAAAACTCATCGTCAGGGCCGGCGTCGGCACAGACAATATAGACGTCGAGGCGGCGAGCACCTTCGGCATACCGGTCGCAAACACGCCGTGGGCCAATGTGGTTTCGGCAGCGGAACTTGCATTTGCATTGATGCTCGCACTCAGCAGGAGGGTCCACCTGGCGAACAGCTCCATGCACGAAGGGAAATGGGAAACACTGAAGTTCACCGGTTCCGAGCTGAGCGGAAAGACGCTGGGCATAATAGGGCTCGGAAGAGTGGGCAGGGAAGTCGCCAGGAGAGCAAGGGCATTCCAGATGGAAATCGTCGCCACGGACCCGTTTATCGGCAGGGATGTCGCTGAAGCTGCAGGAGTGCATCTGGTGAGCAAGGAAAAACTCCTGGCTGAGGCAGATATTGTTACACTGCATGCATCAATGATGCCCGGGAATGTGCATCTCATTGGCATGAAGGAAATGGAGCTCATGAAGAAGAATTCGCTGCTCATCAACACGGCAAGGGGCGAGATGGTCGACAGCGGTGCACTGGTGCATTTCATAAAAGAAGGAAAGATCGCGGGTGCCGGCCTCGATGTGTTCGAGAAAGAGCAGACGGTGGATCCGAGGCTTGCGGAACTCCCGAACGTTGTCATGACGCCGCACATTGGTGCGCAGACGAGGGAGGCGCAGAACAGGGTTGGCGGCGAGGTTGTTGAAGTCATAGAGGCGTTCTTCAACAGAGGGGAGATGATGAACGTGGTAAACGCGGGGCGTATTGAGAAACTGCGACAGAAATGA